CGGACTATTCTCCTCCCGCCGACGCAGCCACGGGCTTTTTCGCGCCTGCGGGTGCATGCGCCGCGAGGAAATCACGCAGCTCGCTGCGGAACAGCGGATTGCCGAAGGCCGTCATGTGATCGGCCCCGTCGATGACGACAACTTTCAGGTTGGCCATATATTTCTCTAGCTCATCGACGCCCGCCTTTAGCGGATCGATCTCGCCGATCAGCGACAACGTGGGCACTTTGTTCTTTTCCAACTGCTCTTTAGTAACAGCCAGGCCGGTCATGCCACGAATCACCGCGGCCAGCGCCTTTTGATCGTTGGTCAGCATCAACATCTGGTTGACGCCCGCGATTTGCTCCTCGGTTGGCTTAGGACGATTCGCGGGCGTCAGTTCAAGGATCAACGGCCCGATCCCCTTGCCGGCGTCGAGACTGTCGGCCAGCGTCTTCAGGAACGAGAGGCGTTCGTCATCTGCTTGTGCCCAGCCGGCACCGCCGAGGGTGGCGGTGATCAATCTTTCGGGATGCGTCGCCACCAGCTTGCTGGTGATGAATCCGCCCATGGAATAGCCCACGACATGGGCCTTGTCAATTTTCATTTCGTCGAGCAAACGGACGGCGTCATTCACCATTTCGACGCCGTATTTCTCCGGCTCGTGCGGCTTGCCGCTGCGGCCGTGCCCGCGATTGTCGATCGCGATCACCTGGTAGTCCTTGGCCAGGTCCTTGATGATGCCGGGTACACCCCATTGCACGCCGAGATTGGCCGCAAACCCATGAATCAACAACACCGGTTCGCCTTCCCCCTCGACGACATAGTGAATCTTCACCCCGTCGGAAAGGAAGAACCGATCGTCAGCACCCAGTCTCGAAGTACAGGCCAACAACAGGGCAACAACCAGGAGCGTAAGCCGGCGAGGCATGGCAGCTTCCTTTGTCAAAAACAGAAACGTGAAATGCGAT
The genomic region above belongs to Pirellulales bacterium and contains:
- a CDS encoding alpha/beta hydrolase yields the protein MPRRLTLLVVALLLACTSRLGADDRFFLSDGVKIHYVVEGEGEPVLLIHGFAANLGVQWGVPGIIKDLAKDYQVIAIDNRGHGRSGKPHEPEKYGVEMVNDAVRLLDEMKIDKAHVVGYSMGGFITSKLVATHPERLITATLGGAGWAQADDERLSFLKTLADSLDAGKGIGPLILELTPANRPKPTEEQIAGVNQMLMLTNDQKALAAVIRGMTGLAVTKEQLEKNKVPTLSLIGEIDPLKAGVDELEKYMANLKVVVIDGADHMTAFGNPLFRSELRDFLAAHAPAGAKKPVAASAGGE